The Globicephala melas chromosome 20, mGloMel1.2, whole genome shotgun sequence genome contains a region encoding:
- the ALDOC gene encoding fructose-bisphosphate aldolase C yields MPHSYPALSAEQKKELSDIALRIVAPGKGILAADESVGSMAKRLSQIGVENTEENRRLYRQVLFSADDRVKKCIGGVIFFHETLYQKDDNGVLFVRTIQDKGIVVGIKVDKGVVPLAGTDGETTTQGLDGLSERCAQYKKDGADFAKWRCVLKISERTPSALAILENANVLARYASICQQNGIVPIVEPEILPDGDHDLKRCQYVTEKVLAAVYKALSDHHVYLEGTLLKPNMVTPGHACPIKYSPEEIAMATITALRRTVPPAVPGVTFLSGGQSEEEASLNLNAINQCPLPRPWALTFSYGRALQASALNTWRGQRDNAGAATEEFIKRAEVNGLAAQGKYEGSGEDGGAAAQSLYVANHAY; encoded by the exons ATGCCCCACTCGTACCCAGCCCTTTCTGCTGAGCAGAAAAAGGAGTTGTCCGACATTGCCCTCCGGATTGTGGCCCCAGGCAAAGGCATTCTGGCCGCAGATGAGTCTGTAG GCAGCATGGCCAAGCGGCTGAGCCAAATTGGGGTGGAGAACACAGAGGAGAACCGCCGGTTGTACCGTCAGGTCCTGTTCAGTGCCGATGACCGTGTGAAGAAGTGCATCGGAGGTGTCATATTCTTCCATGAGACACTCTACCAGAAAGATGATAATGGTGTCCTCTTCGTCCGTACCATCCAGGATAAGGGCATTGTCGTGGGCATCAAG GTTGACAAGGGTGTAGTGCCTCTAGCCGGGACTGATGGAGAAACCACCACTCAAG GGCTGGATGGTCTCTCGGAACGCTGTGCCCAGTACAAGAAGGATGGCGCTGACTTCGCCAAGTGGCGCTGCGTGCTGAAAATCAGTGAACGCACGCCCTCAGCACTTGCCATTCTGGAGAATGCCAACGTGCTGGCCCGCTATGCCAGCATCTGCCAGcag AATGGGATTGTGCCTATTGTGGAACCTGAGATCCTGCCTGATGGAGACCATGACCTCAAACGTTGCCAGTATGTTACAGAGAAG GTCCTGGCTGCGGTGTACAAGGCCCTGAGTGACCATCACGTGTACCTGGAGGGGACCCTGCTCAAGCCCAACATGGTGACCCCTGGCCATGCCTGTCCCATTAAGTATAGCCCAGAGGAGATCGCCATGGCAACTATCACTGCCCTGCGTCGCACTGTGCCCCCAGCTGTCCCAG GAGTGACCTTTCTGTCTGGGGGTCAGAGTGAAGAGGAGGCATCTCTCAACCTCAATGCTATCAACCAATGCCCCCTTCCCCGGCCCTGGGCCCTCACCTTCTCCTATGGGCGTGCCCTGCAGGCCTCTGCACTCAACACCTGGCGAGGGCAACGGGATAATGCTGGAGCCGCCACTGAGGAGTTCATCAAGCGGGCCGAG GTGAATGGCCTTGCGGCCCAGGGCAAGTATGAAGGCAGCGGAGAAGATGGTGGAGCGGCAGCACAATCCCTCTACGTTGCCAACCACGCCTACTGA